One region of Oryza glaberrima chromosome 7, OglaRS2, whole genome shotgun sequence genomic DNA includes:
- the LOC127778543 gene encoding F-box/FBD/LRR-repeat protein At3g52680-like, producing the protein MDATDPPPPPPPPPLTRKRGREARKSKEAAPPREPRRARSRSHVPPPPGAGDGRGEDGEEDVGFDLISRLPDAVLGDIISRLPTKDGGKTRALSKRWRPVWRTAPLNLDAGDLAPDANGAALAVLVTQILLVHAGPVRRFCIPAQQIHERPAMVEGWLGSRRFKNLEELEFTVPEDPFYGRSFLLLPPPPSTFRFSATLRIAAISQCSLPDCTATLALRFPQLRLLSLQEVIVSEHSLHSIIAGCPALEGLLLKRSFGFRCLRINSPTIRSVAFHSPCCGDHCVWKVGFHLEEVVIEDAPCLERLIHIERAMGLGVNVTVIAAPKLEACVLDDLDDGYYRLDFGKVVFKGFAVINYTTPVSSIKILALIRDNLRLDRVIELMRCFQCLEKLYITASHYGATNCWRRKHWRKHKSLDICLKTLVLDNYRGLKSQINFATFFIRNATKLENMIFTGGRSNGNAYFIARQQKLLEFEKRASKTAHFHFTTKKCYYDWVHIKDVYDLSIADPFECTC; encoded by the exons ATGGACGCgaccgatccgccgccgccgccgccgccgccgccgctcaccaggaagaggggaagggaggCGAGGAAGAGCAAGGAAGCAGCGCCACCACGCGAGCCGAGAAGGGCTCGCAGTCGCAGCCATGTTCCACCGCCGCCTGGAGCCGGAGACGGACGGGGAGaagacggcgaggaggacgtcGGCTTCGATCTCATCAGCCGCCTCCCCGACGCCGTCCTCGGCGACATCATCTCGCGCCTTCCCACCAAGGACGGCGGGAAGACCAGAGCCCTGTCCAAACGGTGGCGCCCCGTCTGGCGCACCGCGCCGCTCAACCTCGACGCCGGTGATCTCGCCCCCGACGCCAACGGGGCGGCGCTGGCCGTCCTCGTCACCCAGATACTCCTCGTTCACGCGGGGCCCGTACGCCGCTTCTGCATCCCCGCGCAGCAGATCCACGAGCGCCCCGCCATGGTCGAAGGCTGGCTCGGATCGCGGAGATTCAAAAACCTGGAGGAGCTCGAGTTCACCGTCCCGGAAGACCCCTTCTACGGGAGATCATTCTTGCTGCTCCCGCCCCCGCCGTCCACCTTCCGCTTCTCGGCCACCCTCCGTATCGCCGCCATTAGCCAATGCAGCCTCCCAGACTGCACAGCCACCCTCGCGCTTCGGTTCCCGCAGCTCAGGCTGCTCTCCCTCCAGGAGGTCATCGTCTCCGAGCATTCTCTCCATAGCATCATCGCCGGCTGCCCTGCACTGGAGGGGTTGCTGCTCAAACGTTCCTTCGGATTCCGATGCCTCCGCATCAATTCCCCTACCATTAGAAGCGTCGCCTTCCATTCCCCATGCTGTGGAGATCACTGTGTATGGAAGGTGGGTTTCCACTTGGAAGAGGTGGTCATCGAGGATGCTCCATGTCTTGAAAGGTTGATCCATATTGAACGTGCAATGGGATTGGGCGTTAATGTAACCGTGATCGCGGCGCCCAAACTGGAGGCCTGCGTCCTAGACGACCTTGATGACGGCTATTACCGACTCGATTTCGGCAAGGTGGTTTTTAAG GGATTTGCGGTTATTAACTACACAACACCAGTGTCGAGCATCAAGATTTTAGCCCTCATCAGGGATAATCTCAGGTTGGACAGGGTTATCGAGTTAATGAGATGCTTTCAGTGCTTGGAGAAATTGTACATCacg gcATCCCATTATGGGGCAACTAATTGCTGGCGCCGCAAACACTGGAGAAAACACAAAAGCCTTGACATATGTCTGAAGACATTAGTGCTGGATAATTATCGTGGCTTGAAATCACAAATTAACTTTGCCACATTCTTCATAAGGAATGCGACTAAGCTTGAGAATATGATATTTACAGGTGGTCGTAGCAATGGTAACGCATATTTTATTGCACGACAGCAAAAGCTGCTGGAGTTTGAGAAAAGGGCTTCAAAAACTGCTCACTTTCATTTTACAACCAAGAAATGTTATTATGATTGGGTGCATATCAAGGATGTCTATGATTTGTCTATTGCTGATCCTTTTGAATGTACCTGTTGA